A segment of the Bacillus licheniformis DSM 13 = ATCC 14580 genome:
TCCTTTTCTACCTCGTCTTTCAAATATTCCAAAGGATATCCGTAACGGTTGATCTCCGTGATCATTGGATGTTCGATATTCATTGAAACGATCTCCTTACAGTTGAAACGTTTAATCCCCTGTTCGCAAATTTGGACGCGATTTCGTGAAGCCGAACAACCTGTTCCGGGTGCTCCATCCGTTTAAGATCCTTGCAATTTAAAATGATTGTTGCAGCAATTTCTACACATCCTTCAAAATCATGTTCCTCGATCGCGGCAGGCAATTCCGAAATAAGATCTCGCGTTGAAATGAACAGCCTTTCCGCCTTTTCACGGTCAGCTTTTAGAAATCGGTTTAGGTTCATACCCGTACCACCTTTCTTTTTTCGGTATAATGTTCCTGTATAAGACAGGAGGTGAAACTATGAAACTAAATTATGATTGTGTCCGCTCAATTCTTCTAGAATTAGAGGAAAATTTAACTCTTAACGATGGCGTCACTTTATATCAGCTCAAAGATTTTGAGACATTCAAAGAGTATGGCTATGAAACTTCCGTTTACGCTTTAACCAAGTTAATCGAAGCTGACTTTTTAAACGGTTCGGTTTCGCGCGCAGACAATAAGATTGACTATATTGGTGTTGGCTCTATTACTTGGGATGGACATCAATTTTTAGACAACATTCGTGACAATGCTGTTTGGTCTAAAACGAAAGATGCCGTTAAGTCGTTATCAAGCGTTTCCTTGTCCATACTTTCAAATGTCGGAGAAAGCATCACGAAAAAGCTTATCGGTTTAGAATAATTTAATTTCTACACCTTGCACTAAGGCGTAGATAAAATCTTTCTCTTTCGGATAATGATCTTCAATGAATTTTGTCAAAGAAATCAAATCGTTGGTGTCGATAGATAATAATCTGTTGACGCCATCTTTTTTTGAATAAACAATAATATTTTTATTTGTCATTCTTTTTACTCCTTTCACAGATTAAATGATTGTTAAGTATTCCTGATTTTATAAGTTTTCAACAATAACATTAAATCTTGGCGGTCAATCTGTTTCGATCAAAGATTCAGCTTCCGCCAAGGTTTCTTGATCTGTTACTTCAAAACGTCTGTACAACCAATCTTTCTTTTTGTTCTGTTGTTTGCCACACATTACCCTCACCACCTTTCAAGAAATTCACGAAGTACTCACAATCAGGACATCAATTTCGCTTTCACAAATGCTTGATAAATCTTCATGAAACGCTCCGCCTCGCTTAATGCAAGCCATTCTTTTGTTTTGATCTTCATTTTCTCACCTCCCTTCAATGGGTCATAACATCTATAGCAATGTCGTTTTTATCAGCGAATTCTTCAAACAGACTTTTTTGTCCTGAGGCTCTTCCTAAATCACTAACTGTCGATACTAAGGTAACCATGAATAAAGTGATATCCGGATTCTGATAATCCCAAAGGAAATCGAATACCTCTTCTTCCGTTCCTATGCAATTGTCTATTCCTTTTTCTTTGACAGCATGCATGGTACTGAAATAGTCTTTCATTCCAAACTTTTCACCATCATACTGCTTACGGATGGGGAACATCTGCATCAATTCTCCGGGTGTAAGCTTTCCTATTACGGTTTGAATGAACTCAATTAAACGCAGCTTTACTTCTAGGAAACGGCGTGATCTAGCCTTCTCCAGGTTGATCATCTTGATTCCAGCAAACGCGATTTTCTTGAAATCGTCTGTGTCAATTTGATTAGTTCTTTGTATTTTTCTCGCACTCTCAATTACCGCTTTTTGAAACATCCTGTGGTAGATTGAGTAGTGGTCTGGCTTTCGAGTACCCTCGATCACTTTGAGTTGTGTTTTCATGAAAATCCTCCTCATTTGCTTAGTCCGCAGGGGCATCTTCCTCTTTTACTAGGAATGCTAGTCATCTTCCCCTACAATCACAATGTGATCTAATGCGAAGCGGAGACAGGAATCAATTAATTTATGTAACTTGATACCTGTTTCTGCACTTAAATCTTTTAACTGTTGATGTGTATCTGTACTAATCACAACAACTTTTTGCGCTTTTTCGGGCTGTTCACGTTTTAGTTCTAGTGTGCATGTCATGATAAACCCTCCTCATTTTTTAGGTCTGCATGATATTTAATTGCCATTGGTATTTTGATGTGATGGTCAGTGTATGTCGTTTCATTCCCTTGAGCTGTTGCTTTTTTTGAGTAACAGCTATCCACACTTCTTCAATCTTGAAATAGATCATTCAGAGTGCAGCCAAACAATTTGGTAAGCGCCTTTGCTTCTCTTAAAGTAAATTCCTTTTTCCCACGTTCCTTTTCATGGTAGGTCTGTGGATGAATACCGATTTTTCGAGCGACATCTTTTTGATACAATCCACGTTCTCGACGAGCAACGTAGAGTTTATGTATCATGACGCCTCACCCACACCGTACTTAATGGCCATTTCCTTCACGATCGCTAGATAAATTTCAGTCAAGCGAGCATCATCGCCAATAACGTCCATTTTGTTTACCTTGTCTATTTTTGACTTAGGCACACCGTTTAAGGCCATTTCGGATTTCTTATTCGTAAGCCTAATGGATAAACGACACCTCGCTCTATCTTCCAACAATTGATAACTTTCTTTCCTAACATCTGCATAGGCTTGGAAACCGCCTTTTGATAGCGCAATAGCATTGATGATCTTGTTCACTTTCTTTTTCCATTCAGTAGGATTAAGCGAAAGAACTTCTTTAATGTTGTCTTGCTTCTTTTCAACAGCATCAAGGCGTTTGTCTTGTTCCTGCTGCTTTAGTTGTGTACGGGCTACTGAATCAAAAATTTGCTTGAACATTTGTAGTTCAGGGCTTAACTGGGATGTATCAATTTGAGTTTGCTTGACGTTGTAATACTCATCCACAAGCATTTCATAAGCGTCCCAGGCTTGATCGGTATTTAGTGACTTCGCATGAAGCCATGCACCTTTTTCCGTCCAAAGGTAGAGCGTTTGGGCGTTTTTTGAACCATCCTCAATTTGCGTATGGTTGATAAAATCCCGTTTTTCCTTCCCTTGCAAAGAGTAAAAATGTTTCCCTTCTTTAAAGCGATTTATGTTACGTTTAAAATTCTCGGAGATCCGACGGTTATTCGTCCCATAGCTTTCTGCCAACTGGGTTGTTGTTAAAACACGTTGGTTATTCTTTTCAATAATTGATAGATTCATGGTTTCTCTCCTTTTTTCGCATTTCATGCGACATACTGATTAAAAAAAATAACTGTTGCTTCCTTACTCGTTAAACCTAGAACAGTACATATTAGATTTGCTTCTTTAATTGAGAAAGTTTCTCCGTTACTATTGAGTTTTCTATAGAATGTACTTCTATCTACGCCAATTTTTTTTTGCAAGCTCGCCGATAGTCATTCCATTTTCGACAATCTTCCCTCTTAACTTATTTACATTGACCACGCTATCACCCCCTTTTCTATTTTCGCATATAGTGCGATTTCGATTTTCATTATAGGCTCTTATTTTCTTAAAGTCAACACTAATTTCGCAAATATCAATAAATAAACGATAAAAAAATTATCTTTTGTTGCATATATGCGAAATAAGTGTTATTCTAACATTGGGAGGTGAAGAGAATGACAGTAGGAGAAAGAATAAGAAGTAGAAGAAAACAACTAAATATGTCAGTTGACCAGCTTGCCCAAAAACTGAAAAAAAACAGGGCAACGGTTTACAGGTATGAAAGTAATGAAATTGACAACATGCCCTTGACAGTACTAGAACCCTTAGCAAAGGCATTGAATGTTACTCCTGCATACCTAATGGGATGGGAAAGCACAGAACCTGTTCAGCTATCAACCAAATACCCATACTACCCGATAGGCATATCCGCCGGCCTTCCTTTATGCATAGACAGCATAGATGAGAACAATGTGGAGTACATCTTAATACCGGACAACCTTATGGGCAAATGGGCAGGTAGGAAAGACATCTTTATGATGCGGATTAATGGCGATAGCATGAATAGGATTATGCCCCACGACTCACTGATTGCAGTAAGGCCTGTACCATTATCCAATCTACGCGATGGAGATATAGTGGTTTACAGTGACGGCGGGGATTATGCTGTCAAGAGATTTTACCGCAGGGAAGATAAAGTTATATTTAGGCCTGATTCTTCCGATTTAAATTTTACGGATTACGTAACATCTGCTGATAACATCGATTTAAGAATTCACGGAAAAGTAGTTCTATATATCGCAGAATTAGATTAAGTTGTTAGCGCTAAAAATTTAATCACAGGCGGGACGATCACCCGCCTTTTTTTAAAGGAGTGAATTTAGTATGCCTGTCTATAAAGACAAGGAAAGGGGAACATATTATTTTATCATATCCTATACAAACAGAAATGGAGAATACAAACAGATAAAAAGAAGAGGATTTAAATCAAGCGGAGAAGCGAAGAGGGCTGAAGCAGAAACCCTTTTACGACTAGAAACTGACGACGGAGAAAATGAAGATAATCCAACTTTTGAATTTGTCGCAAAAGAATACTTGAAATGGTACAAAAAAAGAAGAAAGGCATCATCATATTTAAAAACAAGTAGCATTATAAATACTCACTTGATACCAAGGTTCGGGAGCAAGAAAATTAACAACATTCGTTCAAGGGACATAATGCGTTTTCAGAATGATTTGCTTGATAGATATGCCGTTGCGCACGTCAAAAAGATACATCAAGTTTTATCGGCTGTATTTAACTTTGCGATTAAACAAGAGTACACAAAAGATAATCCAGCACGTTTAGCAGGAAATGTGGATATAGAAGAAGATAAACACATCAATTATTGGACGTTAGACGAGTTTAAAGCGTTTATTCAACACGTAGATGATCAGTTATATTATGCACTTTTTATGA
Coding sequences within it:
- a CDS encoding YqaH family protein, with the translated sequence MNLNRFLKADREKAERLFISTRDLISELPAAIEEHDFEGCVEIAATIILNCKDLKRMEHPEQVVRLHEIASKFANRGLNVSTVRRSFQ
- a CDS encoding DUF2513 domain-containing protein, with the translated sequence MKLNYDCVRSILLELEENLTLNDGVTLYQLKDFETFKEYGYETSVYALTKLIEADFLNGSVSRADNKIDYIGVGSITWDGHQFLDNIRDNAVWSKTKDAVKSLSSVSLSILSNVGESITKKLIGLE
- a CDS encoding helix-turn-helix transcriptional regulator → MIHKLYVARRERGLYQKDVARKIGIHPQTYHEKERGKKEFTLREAKALTKLFGCTLNDLFQD
- a CDS encoding ORF6N domain-containing protein encodes the protein MNLSIIEKNNQRVLTTTQLAESYGTNNRRISENFKRNINRFKEGKHFYSLQGKEKRDFINHTQIEDGSKNAQTLYLWTEKGAWLHAKSLNTDQAWDAYEMLVDEYYNVKQTQIDTSQLSPELQMFKQIFDSVARTQLKQQEQDKRLDAVEKKQDNIKEVLSLNPTEWKKKVNKIINAIALSKGGFQAYADVRKESYQLLEDRARCRLSIRLTNKKSEMALNGVPKSKIDKVNKMDVIGDDARLTEIYLAIVKEMAIKYGVGEAS
- a CDS encoding XRE family transcriptional regulator; the protein is MQKKIGVDRSTFYRKLNSNGETFSIKEANLICTVLGLTSKEATVIFFNQYVA
- a CDS encoding LexA family protein — protein: MTVGERIRSRRKQLNMSVDQLAQKLKKNRATVYRYESNEIDNMPLTVLEPLAKALNVTPAYLMGWESTEPVQLSTKYPYYPIGISAGLPLCIDSIDENNVEYILIPDNLMGKWAGRKDIFMMRINGDSMNRIMPHDSLIAVRPVPLSNLRDGDIVVYSDGGDYAVKRFYRREDKVIFRPDSSDLNFTDYVTSADNIDLRIHGKVVLYIAELD
- a CDS encoding tyrosine-type recombinase/integrase, with product MPVYKDKERGTYYFIISYTNRNGEYKQIKRRGFKSSGEAKRAEAETLLRLETDDGENEDNPTFEFVAKEYLKWYKKRRKASSYLKTSSIINTHLIPRFGSKKINNIRSRDIMRFQNDLLDRYAVAHVKKIHQVLSAVFNFAIKQEYTKDNPARLAGNVDIEEDKHINYWTLDEFKAFIQHVDDQLYYALFMTLYYSGMRKGELLALTWGDIDFDSNTINIDKTVYNRIVTKPKTTSSIRKIMMPKHVMRLLAQLKAKTKTKMTYVVFGEFHDHISTTTLDRKYAEYVKAAKVKKIRLHDFRHSHASYLINRNTIPSVVAKRLGHKDVGTTLNIYSHLYPSTEKEAVLKMEDDFKTAEIIHLKEA